In the genome of Kluyveromyces marxianus DMKU3-1042 DNA, complete genome, chromosome 1, one region contains:
- the UFD1 gene encoding polyubiquitin-binding protein UFD1 → MFSGFGGFASGYANIPQKLEEFFRCYPIAMMNDNIRKDNANYGGKIFLPPSALNKLTMLNIRYPMLFELKSQESGKVTHGGVLEFVAEEGRVYLPQWMMETLQIQPGSILQVSSTDVPLGQFVKLEPQSVDFLDISDPKAVLERVLRNFSTLTVNDIIEISYNNKIYRIKILEVKPESSSKSICVIETDLVTDFAPPVGYVEPDYKAQQKNQTKVPKPDAAMNGFGSMSKRINYADMLDPVKQNENFLGEGKKLSGKSIKQKEEDLKEIKISLDGKPAPLNLPEGQLFFGFPYVPPVTETDNNDEKTPSKLFQGEGKSLRQSFKRKDRGAHQGSKNKAPKSPEVIEID, encoded by the coding sequence ATGTTTTCAGGATTTGGTGGTTTTGCCAGCGGATATGCCAATATCCCCCAGAAGCTTGAAGAGTTCTTCAGATGCTATCCAATAGCTATGATGAACGATAACATACGAAAGGATAATGCCAATTATGGTGGTAAAATATTTTTGCCACCAAGCGCTCTAAATAAATTGACGATGCTTAATATTAGATATCCTATGTTATTTGAACTTAAGAGTCAAGAAAGTGGCAAAGTGACACATGGCGGTGTTTTAGAGTTTGTTGCTGAAGAAGGTAGGGTTTATTTGCCACAATGGATGATGGAAACATTACAAATTCAGCCTGGATCTATACTCCAAGTGTCATCCACCGATGTTCCATTGGGCCAATTTGTAAAGTTGGAACCTCAATCTGTTGACTTTTTGGATATATCCGATCCCAAAGCAGTGTTAGAAAGAGTGTTGAGAAACTTCAGTACCTTAACTGTGAATGACATAATCGAGATCAGttataataacaaaatatACAGGATCAAAATTCTAGAGGTGAAGCCtgaatcatcttcaaagTCTATTTGTGTCATTGAAACTGATTTGGTAACCGATTTTGCTCCCCCAGTGGGATATGTGGAACCCGATTACAAAGCACAGCAGAAGAATCAAACAAAGGTACCTAAACCTGATGCTGCTATGAACGGCTTTGGAAGTATGTCTAAAAGAATCAATTATGCAGATATGTTGGATCCTGTGAAGCAGAACGAGAACTTCCTTGGGGAAGGTAAAAAACTCTCTGGTAAAAGTATAAAGCAGAAAGAGGAAGACTTAAAGGAAATAAAGATATCGCTTGACGGAAAACCTGCCCCTCTAAACTTACCCGAGGGACAGCTATTTTTTGGATTCCCTTATGTTCCACCAGTTACAGAAACGGACAacaatgatgaaaagaCCCCTTCTAAACTATTCcaaggagaaggaaaatcCTTAAGGCAAAGTTTCAAGCGCAAAGACAGAGGGGCACATCAGGGttcaaaaaacaaagcCCCTAAGAGCCCGGAAGTCATAGAAATAGATTAG
- the PDR17 gene encoding phosphatidylinositol transporter — translation MRLFHRKGNEVTWKPDDFIPVNKFISQPPERYTKPQPQDNLDSEQRTIYQSILNHFLDPLLYLPVNGLAKQVNDSNSYSKLSDYERFWLSKECILRYLRATKWNKERTLKRIHETLLWRRQFGLDNYNFIEETARLVADENITGKMLLLGYDRCRQLVLILKNYKQNTEPSYTQVKQLVWFLEAACILTPKGTEAWSFVIDLHRYSDNNNNVLSQYEHPPLSLTKQVLNIVQDHYPERLYKCLVFNVPTSMWTFLKIIHPLINTVPRKKILYDTPVDHHIESDQLSSEYGGKLNFVYDHTVYWPNLVETVTARKREQLQKFNEMGQTPGTSEYELRS, via the coding sequence ATGAGGTTGTTTCACAGGAAAGGTAATGAGGTTACTTGGAAGCCCGATGATTTCATTCCAGTTAATAAGTTTATTTCACAGCCACCAGAAAGGTACACGAAGCCTCAACCACAGGATAATCTTGATTCGGAACAGCGGACCATCTACCAGTCAATTTTAAATCATTTTTTAGAtcctttattatatttacCAGTAAATGGTCTTGCTAAGCAAGTGAATGATTCCAATAGTTATTCTAAGTTATCTGACTATGAAAGGTTTTGGTTATCCAAAGAATGTATACTTCGATACCTTAGAGCAACAAAGTGGAATAAGGAACGAACTCTGAAGAGGATACATGAAACACTGTTGTGGAGAAGACAATTCGGCTTGGATAATTACAACTTCATCGAGGAAACTGCTAGATTGGTGGCTGATGAGAATATTACAGGAAAAATGCTTTTGCTAGGATACGACCGATGCAGGCAATTAGTACtaatattgaagaattacAAACAGAATACAGAACCAAGTTATACTCAAGTTAAACAACTCGTTTGGTTTTTGGAAGCAGCGTGTATTTTAACCCCTAAGGGCACTGAAGCTTGGTCATTTGTCATCGATCTACATCGGTATTCcgataacaataataatgtcCTCTCACAATACGAACATCCACCATTGTCCTTAACGAAACAAGTTCTaaatattgttcaagatcaCTACCCAGAAAGACTTTACAAATGTTTGGTATTTAATGTGCCAACCTCTATGTGGACGTTCTTAAAAATAATTCATCCATTGATCAATACTGTACcgcgaaaaaaaattctcTATGACACACCTGTTGATCATCATATAGAATCTGACCAGCTCAGTTCAGAGTACGGTGGAAAGCTCAATTTTGTTTACGATCATACGGTATATTGGCCAAACTTGGTGGAAACCGTTACCGCTAGAAAACGTGAACAACTTCAGAAATTTAATGAAATGGGTCAAACTCCGGGAACAAGTGAATATGAATTAAGATCATAA
- the CWC23 gene encoding U2-type spliceosomal complex subunit CWC23 codes for MDLAEVKSKKLDLYRTLGFDINDKDALEATDLSQVTKQFRKLSLIYHPDKSNLKDSEDVRNRWDLLQTAYQILIKHKSEYDAWFSQTFLRGNKELLAKLEFAENSQKESDGTSYTQIEPIQQYGQTLRKLLHFKITPIDWRNPQFSEVHDSSHKFAETCLFRIKLVKRTEFSSADELNKWFKSIDLPLDLEYHSENNDQRENDLVIYASARDVPTTLNIIKTLKDKKSYHPDILEIKPAVDFEHFSFSEKEELNPGLQSVIFNSPDKPIVL; via the coding sequence ATGGATTTGGCTGAAGTAAAATCGAAAAAGTTAGATCTTTACCGAACGCTGGGTTTTGACATCAATGATAAAGACGCTCTAGAGGCAACTGACCTCTCCCAAGTTACTAAACAATTCAGAAAACTATCGTTAATTTACCATCCAGATAAATCAAATCTAAAAGATTCTGAAGATGTACGAAATCGGTGGGACCTTTTACAAACTGCATATCAAATACTAATCAAACATAAAAGTGAGTATGATGCATGGTTTAGTCAGACCTTTCTTCGAGGAAACAAAGAACTTTTGGCAAAACTTGAGTTTGCGGAGAATTCGCAGAAAGAGAGCGACGGAACGTCTTACACTCAGATTGAACCCATTCAACAATATGGTCAAACACTTAGGAAGTTACTACACTTTAAAATTACACCGATAGATTGGAGGAATCCTCAGTTTTCCGAGGTGCATGATTCATCGCATAAGTTTGCAGAAACGTGTCTCTTTAGAATAAAGCTAGTAAAAAGAACAGAGTTTTCTTCAGCAGATGAACTAAACAAATGGTTTAAGAGTATCGATCTTCCATTAGACTTAGAATACCACtcagaaaataatgatCAACGGGAGAATGATTTAGTAATTTATGCAAGCGCAAGAGATGTTCCGACTACCTTAAACATTATAAAGACGCtaaaagataaaaagaGCTATCATCCCGATATACTCGAGATAAAGCCTGCAGTTGATTTCGAGCATTTCTCATTTtctgagaaagaagagttgaatCCTGGTCTGCAAAGTGTCATATTCAATTCTCCCGATAAGCCTATCGTACTATAG
- the YIF1 gene encoding protein transporter YIF1, with amino-acid sequence MSYNPYYSEFGSENNVAAGRHKHPQQEVAGAAHTTAQQPQTQPNGSFFPTASTNMAFQFGQTAFNQFVGQENISHLHETVSKATGATNSSISHYFQVSNSYVFHKLKIITVPFLQKNWQRIPDSSNSFQPPRVDVNSPDLYIPVMGLVTYILAWNLGQGLNGSFDPENLYFKLSSTLAFFFLDLIILRLGLYLLVSNTTSPVTSLVELTCYVGYKFVPLIFSMFFPASFVWLNRLAKLSLFGAFGVFLLRSIKFNLFVDMGNNTDFSFKKGTVKKVNYFLFFYGFFWQSVLMWLMG; translated from the coding sequence ATGTCTTATAATCCATATTATAGCGAATTTGGCAGTGAAAACAATGTAGCTGCTGGAAGACATAAACATCCACAACAGGAGGTAGCAGGAGCCGCACATACTACTGCTCAACAACCTCAGACGCAACCAAATGGATCTTTTTTCCCAACTGCAAGCACAAACATGGCATTTCAATTTGGTCAAACGGCTTTCAACCAGTTTGTTGGGCAAGAAAATATCAGTCATCTTCATGAAACTGTTTCCAAAGCTACAGGAGCTACAAATTCAAGCATCTCACACTACTTTCAGGTGTCAAACTCCTATGTCTTTCATAAATTGAAGATCATAACGGTACCATTTCTGCAAAAGAACTGGCAACGTATCCCCGACTCTTCGAATTCTTTCCAACCACCTCGTGTTGATGTGAATTCTCCAGACTTGTATATTCCAGTCATGGGATTAGTGACGTATATTCTGGCTTGGAATCTCGGTCAAGGTTTGAATGGGTCATTTGATCCAGAGAATTTGTATTTCAAGCTTTCTTCTACATTAgcattcttctttttggatttgataATACTAAGACTCGGATTATATCTACTAGTGAGCAATACTACATCCCCTGTTACTTCTTTAGTAGAACTTACATGCTATGTTGGATACAAGTTTGTTCCTTTGATTTTTTCTATGTTTTTCCCTGCATCTTTTGTATGGTTAAATCGTTTGGCAAAATTATCTCTCTTTGGTGCATTTGGGGTCTTTTTATTGAGATCAATAAAATTCAACCTATTTGTAGATATGGGAAACAATACAGACTTCTCATTCAAGAAGGGAACTGTCAAGAAAGTAAACTATTTCCTATTCTTTTACGGCTTCTTCTGGCAAAGTGTTTTGATGTGGCTAATGGGCTGA
- the POL2 gene encoding DNA polymerase epsilon catalytic subunit — translation MSGFKGSTTAKFVGKGNEYPSQAHSFAQAAQQLLDSSKVDAIDEMMGFPRFVPSPTLSDVKVGWLSNMHPTIVSQDLIEEGNNARSATVAGVSGVDFYFIDEEGGSFKTTVRYDPYFFVTCADETRVHDVEEYLKKLLEYCIKKVDLVTKDDLAMNNHLVGLKKHLLKLSFSNNNQLFEARRLLRPILAINENDNEKKDIYNAGPDSNNRDVKTLIEDIREYDVPYHVRVSIDKNIRVGKWYKVSAHGLTELEDKVTFADPVVLAFDIETTKAPLKFPDAAIDQIMMISYMIDGEGFLITNREIISEDIEDFEYTPKEEYKGQFTIFNESDEMALIQRFFEHIRDVRPTVISTFNGDFFDWPFVENRARFHGLNMFDEIGFARDSEGEYKSSYCTHMDCFRWVKRDSYLPQGSQGLKAVTQAKLGYNPLELDPELMTPYAYEKPQVLSEYSVSDAVATYYLYMKYVHPFIFSLCTIIPLNPDEVLRKGTGTLCEMLLMVQAYNSGVLLPNKHTDPIERFYDGHLLESETYVGGHVESLEAGVFRSDLENDFKIDPTVIDILLEDLPNALKFCVEVENNSNMAEVVNFEEIKQAIEEKLIDLKINNKRKELPLIYHVDVASMYPNIMTTNRLQPDSMKDEKDCASCDFNRPGKSCDRRLKWAWRGEFFPAKMDEYSMVKRALQNELFPNKNPKSKKQFLTFEELSYADQVSHIKKRLTDYSRKVYHRVKVTETIEREAIVCQRENPFYVNTVRSFRDRRYEFKGLAKVWKGKLSKIDPSDSHAKDEARKMIVLYDSLQLAHKVILNSFYGYVMRKGSRWYSMEMAGITCLTGANIIQMARSLVERIGRPLELDTDGIWCILPKSFPENFELKLKNGKKLFVSYPCSMLNYKVHQQYTNHQYQDLVDPIRHKYETKSDNSIFFEVDGPYKAMILPTSKEEGKGIKKRYAVFNEDGSLAELKGFELKRRGELQLIKNFQSDIFKLFLEGKTLEECYAAVATVANRWLDVLDSKGAMLETEDLIELICENKSMSKTLKEYQGQKSTSITTAKRLGEFLGEAMIKDAGLQCKFIISSKPHNAPVTERAIPVAIFSSDLHIKRTFLRRWLLDSSLNDFDPRAIIDWDYYRERLASVIQKIITIPAALQDIKNPVPRVEHPDWLKKRIAVSEDKFKQSSINRFFKPTKALPEVRDIEDIFDSAVKNTPHIAKVTSKRKSRRRNAEAIFDEESLVLPTEKPSMVEDYVGWLQYQKIKWKIDHIDRKKREKLFGRNSRASDRSALGNLIRKHVESYADKSWEILQCKSSNEPSTVEVYALIDKKIQVLKIVIPKTIFIHFKTNVFPSGGIENCEVEKSNAQLPNVKEMNLENSSQLFKLTMSEETYQREITKASSVLKDENVLGIYESSVSNKERIIMQLGTSVQFGSEKMGALGKGLQNGFDLKNLHPIESDKYLQRFNLEVAYLLNFVTDIGYEFYFLFKGCDSPIDVFVLKPSVHAQEISNQAIENIYYEAHDKKFDKFDKFYDLVKIKKDVSFNIHNYVKPQILIKDLSKSLQTLKEEKGSYTILILQSPYCEKTEKLLQPLQSFPVIHISMQETHLPALKWQGQLMKKAVNHILSLGSWVSNLIALSKYSNIPICNLKVDNLEYIIDVMYARQLTKNNIVLWWNDKSPLPDHGGLERNFDPRKAEIMSDLAFPVMNNPGIYDNVVFEISVYNSVVNTVLTSSMLNEAEGTDLAQNISSNDESLGFVEDSFSDSALLVLRGLLKELWDQALGDNITADSLVHAFIGWVYNPDSKLFDYALRYHVHTLTQKAMLQLINEFKVAGSTLIFADRNKLLIKTQKQSVENSYAYGQYLVKSIRSKPIFAYLDLKIERYWDVLLWMDKFNYGGRACLKIEDKDTQSFQAYSHWHIKDFLPLVYQQEFDDWLVVILDNMVKTKEAFYEQNELTQRLTQLPPNRINGNQNDHESDSLSGFTKKFYKALINRIGKLYKTQQEYILDPNFGDDYKTPILPGSHLNVKNPLLELVKYLSHILLLSPVHVLEGRALRKELLKIFEMREFDRIAEFKDPSTSFIIPSFICEHCSFISDIDICKESKSRVFACQNCDRPLNKNLIEEHVIARLQSQITSYITQDVKCMKCHKVKTDAMSPYCQCSGKWELIVSKDQFLSQLQIFKNVADGYEFTTLKTTLEEIL, via the coding sequence ATGTCAGGGTTCAAAGGTTCAACTACTGCAAAATTCGTAGGCAAGGGCAATGAATATCCTAGTCAAGCACATTCCTTTGCTCAAGCTGCTCAGCAACTTTTAGACTCATCCAAAGTGGATGcaattgatgaaatgatGGGATTTCCCAGATTTGTGCCGTCTCCAACACTTTCCGATGTTAAAGTTGGATGGTTGAGTAATATGCACCCTACCATCGTTTCTCAGGATTTGATTGAAGAAGGGAACAATGCCCGTTCGGCAACTGTAGCGGGTGTTTCCGGTGTGGACTTCTATTTCatagatgaagaaggtggtTCATTCAAGACCACTGTTAGATATGATCCATACTTCTTTGTGACATGTGCTGATGAAACTAGGGTTCATGATGTAGAAgagtatttgaagaaactattAGAATATTGCATTAAGAAGGTTGATCTAGTAACGAAGGATGATCTAGCTATGAACAACCACTTGGTTGGTTTAAAGAAACATCTGCTGAAATTAAGTTTcagtaataataaccaGCTTTTCGAGGCGAGAAGGTTACTGAGACCTATTTTGGCTATCAACGAGAATGATaacgaaaaaaaagatatatacAATGCAGGGCCAGACTCTAACAATAGAGATGTTAAAACTTTAATCGAAGATATAAGGGAATATGATGTTCCATACCATGTTCGTGTCTCTATTGACAAGAATATCCGAGTAGGGAAATGGTATAAAGTTTCGGCTCATGGACTTACAGAACTCGAAGACAAGGTTACATTTGCTGATCCTGTAGTCTTGGcatttgatattgaaacaACGAAAGCTCCTCTCAAATTTCCAGATGCAGCTATTGACCAAATTATGATGATTTCATATATGATTGATGGAGAAGGTTTTCTAATAACGAATAGAGAGATAATTTCAGAAGATATAGAGGACTTTGAATACAcaccaaaagaagaatacaagGGCCAATTTACCATTTTCAATGAATCAGATGAAATGGCACTAATACAGAGGTTTTTTGAGCATATAAGAGATGTTAGACCCACTGTCATTTCAACATTTAACGGTGACTTTTTCGATTGGCCTTTTGTGGAAAATCGGGCAAGATTTCATGGACTTAACATGTTTGATGAGATAGGATTTGCTAGAGATTCTGAAGGAGAATACAAATCAAGTTATTGTACGCACATGGATTGTTTTAGATGGGTGAAACGTGACTCGTACTTACCACAAGGTTCCCAGGGTTTAAAAGCCGTGACGCAAGCAAAACTCGGATACAATCCCTTGGAATTGGATCCAGAACTTATGACGCCTTACGCATATGAAAAGCCACAAGTGTTATCAGAATATTCGGTTTCTGATGCTGTTGCCACTTATTATCTATATATGAAATATGTGCATCCTTTCATCTTTTCTCTGTGTACAATCATTCCCCTAAACCCAGATGAAGTTTTGAGAAAAGGTACAGGTACATTGTGTGAAATGCTTTTGATGGTCCAAGCCTATAATAGTGGAGTTCTTCTACCGAATAAACATACTGATCCAATTGAAAGATTTTATGATGGTCACTTACTAGAATCGGAAACATATGTTGGTGGTCATGTGGAATCGCTTGAAGCTGGGGTTTTCCGTAGTGATTTGGAGAACGATTTTAAGATTGATCCCACTGTCATAGATATTCTTTTGGAAGACTTACCAAATGCATTAAAATTCTGCGTTGAGGTTGAAAACAATTCCAATATGGCAGAAGTAGTAAACTTCGAGGAAATTAAACAAGCGATAGAAGAAAAGCTTATAGACCTTaaaatcaacaacaagagaaagGAGCTTCCTTTGATTTACCATGTTGATGTTGCTTCTATGTACCCTAATATCATGACAACTAACAGATTGCAACCCGATAGTATGaaagatgaaaaagattGTGCAAGTTGCGATTTTAATAGACCTGGAAAATCTTGCGACAGAAGACTGAAATGGGCATGGAGGGGTGAATTTTTTCCAGCAAAAATGGATGAATATTCGATGGTCAAACGTGCTCTACAAAACGAACTTTTCCCTAACAAAAATCCCAAATCCAAGAAGCAGTTTTTGACTTTTGAAGAGTTAAGTTATGCAGATCAGGTCTCTCATATCAAAAAGAGACTGACAGACTACTCAAGAAAGGTCTACCATAGAGTTAAGGTAACAGAAACAATTGAAAGAGAGGCTATCGTTTGTCAACGTGAAAATCCATTTTATGTGAACACCGTTAGATCTTTCAGAGATAGAAGATATGAATTCAAAGGGCTTGCCAAAGTTTGGAAAGGGAAACTTTCAAAGATAGACCCATCAGACTCTCATGCAAAAGATGAAGCAAGAAAAATGATTGTTTTATATGattctcttcaattggCCCATAAGGTTATCCTTAACTCTTTCTATGGTTATGTGATGAGAAAGGGTTCCAGATGGTATTCTATGGAAATGGCAGGAATAACATGTTTAACAGGTGCGAATATCATTCAGATGGCTAGATCTTTAGTTGAAAGAATAGGGAGACCACTGGAGCTAGATACTGATGGTATTTGGTGtattcttccaaaaagCTTTCCAGAGAACTTTGAATTGAAACTCAAGAACGGAAAAAAACTGTTTGTATCGTATCCTTGCTCAATGTTGAATTATAAAGTTCACCAACAGTATACCAATCATCAATACCAAGACCTCGTTGATCCAATAAGACATAAATATGAGACAAAAAGCGATAATTCCATcttttttgaagttgatggGCCATACAAAGCTATGATCTTGCCCACATCAAAGGAAGAGGGTAAAGGTATCAAAAAAAGATATGCTGTTTTCAATGAAGATGGCTCTCTAGCAGAATTAAAAGGATTTGAATTAAAAAGAAGGGGAGAATTGCAGCTCATTAAAAACTTCCAGAGTGATattttcaaactctttttAGAGGGTAAAACCTTGGAAGAATGTTATGCCGCGGTAGCAACAGTTGCTAACAGATGGCTAGATGTATTGGACTCAAAGGGTGCAATGCTTGAAACGGAAGATttaattgaattgatttgtgaaaataaaagtatGTCTAAAACTTTAAAAGAGTATCAAGGTCAAAAGAGTACTTCAATTACTACTGCTAAAAGACTTGGTGAGTTTTTGGGCGAAGCCATGATCAAAGATGCAGGTCTTCAATGTAAATTTATTATAAGTTCGAAACCTCACAATGCACCAGTGACAGAAAGAGCAATCCCAGTTGCAATTTTCTCATCTGATCTCCATATTAAAAGAACATTTTTGAGAAGATGGTTATTAGATTCCAGTCTTAATGATTTCGATCCACGTGCAATCATCGACTGGGACTATTATCGTGAAAGATTAGCCTCCGTAATTCAGAAAATTATTACCATCCCCGCAGCTTTACAAGATATAAAAAATCCTGTTCCTCGGGTAGAACACCCAGATTGGctaaaaaagagaattgcTGTAAGTGAGGACAAATTCAAGCAATCATCGATAAATCGATTTTTTAAACCTACGAAAGCACTGCCAGAAGTTAGAGATATTGAGGATATATTTGATTCGGCTGTTAAGAACACCCCACATATTGCAAAAGTAACCTCAAAACGTAAATCCCGAAGGAGAAATGCGGAAGCCatttttgatgaagaatctTTAGTATTACCTACAGAAAAACCATCCATGGTTGAAGACTATGTTGGGTGGTTACAATATCAAAAGATAAAATGGAAAATAGATCACATTGAtaggaagaaaagagaaaagttATTTGGTAGAAATTCCAGAGCGTCAGACAGATCAGCTTTAGGAAACTTGATTAGAAAACACGTTGAATCATATGCGGACAAAAGTTGGGAGATCCTTCAATGTAAATCATCTAATGAGCCAAGCACAGTAGAGGTATATGCCTTGATTGATAAGAAAATCCAAGTATTGAAAATCGTTATCCCCAAGACTATATTTATTCACTTCAAAACCAACGTCTTTCCTTCTGGTGGAATAGAAAATTGTGAGGTTGAGAAATCAAATGCCCAACTTCCAAATGTCAAAGAGATGAACTTGGAAAATAGCAGTCAATTGTTCAAATTGACTATGTCTGAGGAAACTTATCAACGAGAAATCACTAAGGCCTCAAGTGTTTTGAAGGATGAGAATGTGTTAGGTATTTATGAGAGTTCTGTTTcgaataaagaaagaattattATGCAACTAGGAACGAGCGTCCAATTTGGTTCTGAAAAAATGGGGGCTCTTGGGAAAGGGCTGCAGAATGGGTTCgatttgaagaatttgCACCCAATTGAATCCGATAAATATTTGCAAAGATTCAATCTTGAAGTAGCCTATTTATTAAATTTTGTTACTGACATTGGATATGAGTTTTATTTCCTCTTCAAAGGCTGTGACAGTCCCATCGATGTATTTGTGTTAAAGCCTAGCGTTCACGCACAAGAGATTTCAAATCAGGCTATCGAGAATATTTACTATGAGGCTCACGATAAGAAGTTTGATAAATTTGATAAATTTTATGATCTTGTTAAGATTAAAAAAGATGTTTCCTTTAACATTCATAACTATGTTAAACCACAAATACTCATTAAGGACCTTTCCAAATCTTTACAGACTcttaaggaagaaaagggtTCTTACACCATATTGATTCTTCAGTCTCCATATTGTGAAAAAACCGAAAAACTCCTTCAACCCCTTCAATCATTCCCCGTTATTCATATATCAATGCAAGAAACCCATTTACCAGCATTGAAATGGCAAGGacaattgatgaaaaaagCCGTGAATCACATTCTTTCGTTGGGCTCATGGGTTTCAAATTTGATCGCTCTTTCGAAATATAGTAATATTCCTATCTGTAACCTGAAGGTTGATAATTTAGAATACATTATTGATGTGATGTATGCTCGTCAattaacaaaaaacaatattgtTTTGTGGTGGAATGATAAATCTCCGTTGCCTGATCATGGTGGTTTAGAAAGGAACTTCGATCCTAGAAAAGCTGAAATAATGAGTGACCTTGCATTCCCAGTTATGAATAACCCTGGTATATACGACAATGTCGTTTTTGAAATCAGTGTTTATAACTCCGTTGTAAACACGGTTCTCACTAGTTCTATGCTGAACGAAGCAGAAGGGACGGATCTCGCCCAAAATATTTCGTCAAATGATGAATCTTTGGGATTTGTGGAAGACTCTTTCTCTGATTCTGCCTTGCTTGTGCTAAGAGGTCTTCTTAAGGAGCTATGGGACCAGGCTCTGGGTGATAATATTACAGCTGATTCATTAGTACATGCCTTCATAGGATGGGTTTATAACCCAGATTCTAAGCTCTTCGATTATGCTCTGAGATATCATGTTCACACATTAACTCAAAAGGCAATGCTACAATTGATTAACGAATTTAAGGTGGCTGGATCAACTCTTATATTTGCCGATAGAAATAAATTATTGATCAAGACTCAGAAACAATCGGTGGAAAACTCCTACGCATATGGCCAATATCTTGTGAAATCTATTCGCTCAAAGCCAATATTCGCCTATTTAGACTTAAAAATTGAAAGGTATTGGGACGTTCTCCTCTGGATGGACAAGTTCAATTATGGTGGGAGAGCATGTTTGAAGATCGAGGATAAAGATACACAAAGTTTCCAGGCATACTCTCACTGGCATATTAAGGACTTCCTTCCTCTTGTGTATCAGCAGGAATTTGATGATTGGCTAGTTGTTATTTTGGACAATATGGTGAAAACGAAGGAGGCCTTTTACGAACAAAATGAATTAACCCAAAGGTTAACCCAATTACCTCCAAATAGAATAAATGGAAATCAGAATGATCACGAATCTGACTCCTTAAGTGGGTTCACGAAGAAGTTCTATAAGGCTTTGATCAATAGAATCGGAAAGCTTTATAAAACTCAACAAGAATATATTTTGGATCCTAATTTTGGCGATGATTACAAGACGCCAATTTTACCAGGGTCGCATCTGAATGTCAAAAACCCTTTACTTGAATTGGTTAAGTATTTATCGCATATTCTCCTACTGTCTCCGGTTCATGTATTGGAAGGCAGAGCTCTCCGGAAAGAgcttttgaaaatttttgaaatgaGAGAATTCGACAGGATTGCGGAATTCAAAGACCCAAGTACTTCATTTATCATCCCTAGTTTTATCTGTGAACACTGCTCATTTATCTCCgatattgatatttgtAAAGAAAGCAAGTCTCGAGTCTTCGCATGTCAAAATTGTGACAGGCCTTTGAATAAAAACCTTATCGAAGAGCATGTGATTGCACGCTTACAATCACAAATCACATCATATATTACACAAGATGTCAAGTGTATGAAATGTCACAAAGTTAAAACTGATGCAATGTCTCCGTACTGCCAATGTTCCGGGAAATGGGAGTTGATAGTCAGTAAAGACCAATTCTTGTCACAGTTACAAATATTCAAGAATGTAGCTGATGGATATGAGTTTACCACTCTCAAAACTACGTTGGAAGAAATTCTATAG